A genomic window from Anthocerotibacter panamensis C109 includes:
- a CDS encoding GNAT family N-acetyltransferase, which yields MSAMLLIRKVQFLDLEAIAQLTQGSRATEHAGALLSTDQVQAWYGPVRLLSLFPNRHQHLFDVYVAQVEGKVEGMIQVSPVNVTQTTWRIDRLIVNDKFSQEQLGLLLMGHVFEYNRNARTWILEANIHDKSALALYRENGFQSLAEQSYWYLCSENLEELAGQESTPVQLLPVSNADAHLICELDTATMPPIVRNVYNRHLDDFRRNYVQRLSDAVGRMVKQQERVFRYVYEPQRRVAIGAFDLYVQKEPGTGPHRVRLWVHPAYTWLYAPLMHTLAKITRHYPHIGLEVASADYQPEREAYLASLEAEVVERTLLMSRSVWHKVRESRNPLENLSIPDMLPNWQPARNPLPNRVQHQEPDSPQPPQTF from the coding sequence ATGTCTGCCATGTTGTTGATCCGCAAGGTCCAGTTTCTTGACTTAGAAGCTATCGCTCAGCTCACGCAGGGGAGCAGGGCCACGGAACACGCAGGAGCTTTGCTCTCTACCGACCAGGTACAGGCATGGTACGGCCCGGTACGGCTGTTGAGCCTCTTCCCCAATCGCCATCAGCACCTCTTCGACGTCTATGTAGCCCAGGTAGAGGGCAAGGTCGAGGGTATGATTCAGGTCTCGCCGGTCAATGTCACCCAAACCACTTGGCGGATTGACCGCCTCATCGTCAACGACAAGTTTTCTCAAGAGCAGCTCGGCCTGCTGCTGATGGGTCATGTTTTTGAATATAACCGCAATGCCCGTACCTGGATTCTAGAAGCCAATATCCACGACAAGTCTGCGCTGGCTCTCTACCGAGAAAACGGGTTCCAATCGCTTGCTGAGCAGAGCTACTGGTATCTCTGCTCTGAGAATCTGGAGGAGTTAGCCGGTCAGGAATCCACACCAGTCCAGCTTTTGCCGGTCAGTAACGCCGATGCACACCTCATCTGCGAACTGGACACCGCTACGATGCCTCCTATCGTCCGCAATGTCTACAACCGCCACCTGGACGATTTCCGGCGCAACTACGTACAACGTTTGAGTGATGCAGTGGGCCGGATGGTCAAACAGCAGGAGCGGGTCTTTCGTTATGTCTATGAGCCGCAGCGCCGGGTGGCGATTGGGGCTTTCGATCTCTATGTACAAAAAGAACCCGGTACCGGTCCGCACCGCGTCCGCCTCTGGGTTCATCCAGCCTACACTTGGCTCTATGCACCCCTGATGCACACGCTGGCGAAGATTACCCGTCACTACCCGCACATCGGTCTGGAAGTGGCCTCGGCGGACTACCAGCCAGAGCGTGAAGCCTATCTCGCCAGTCTGGAGGCTGAAGTAGTCGAGCGGACACTCCTGATGTCGCGTTCGGTCTGGCACAAGGTCCGCGAGTCGCGCAATCCTCTAGAAAACCTTTCGATCCCAGACATGCTCCCCAACTGGCAACCCGCCCGTAACCCCCTGCCCAACCGGGTCCAACATCAGGAACCCGATAGCCCACAGCCGCCACAGACTTTTTAG
- a CDS encoding GNAT family N-acetyltransferase, with amino-acid sequence MGLSYTWHWGLDRAGAAMQVRTEVFVVEQQVPAEIELDEHDPQAWHLVAYLEGEPVGTLRIFADATGQWYLGRMAVMAAQRGQGLGRLLLTEALTKARELRVPSLEIHAQTHALDFYAKLGFVAFGEVFMEAGIPHQMMVLVLSGG; translated from the coding sequence GTGGGATTGAGCTACACCTGGCATTGGGGACTGGACCGGGCGGGCGCGGCTATGCAGGTGCGCACAGAGGTCTTTGTCGTCGAGCAGCAGGTCCCCGCCGAGATTGAGCTTGATGAGCATGACCCCCAGGCTTGGCATCTGGTGGCGTATCTGGAAGGTGAACCTGTGGGTACGCTGCGGATCTTTGCCGATGCGACAGGTCAGTGGTATTTGGGGCGGATGGCGGTCATGGCGGCTCAGCGGGGCCAGGGCTTGGGTCGGCTCCTGCTCACCGAAGCCTTGACCAAGGCGCGGGAACTCCGGGTGCCTTCGCTTGAAATCCATGCCCAGACCCATGCGCTAGATTTCTATGCGAAACTGGGCTTTGTTGCTTTTGGGGAGGTCTTTATGGAGGCGGGTATCCCCCATCAAATGATGGTTCTGGTGCTCTCAGGAGGTTGA
- a CDS encoding cation:proton antiporter domain-containing protein codes for MTLTLLLGTDPAHPPGMIQPLSHDTILLFLTQLVLLVVMARGLGEVMQRLNQPPVIGELLAGIVLGPSVLGVLFPGLEQAIFPRLQLQSDLLSAMAWIGVLFLLFVTGLEMDLPLIQRKGRTAILISASGIALPFTSGFLLGMVLPDTLVAESTNRLVFSLFLGVAMSITALPVLAKVLIDLKLIRRDIGQITLAAGMSDDVVGWLLLSVVSGLASSGVINLAAALTAIGGALIFLTLAFTIGRVWVGFLVRWVDDELDSDAAMAGTLVVLLLTGATLTHWLHIEAALGAFTTGILVGQSPRLRTSVRHSLETVTVGFLAPIFFASAGLKVNLASFFAQPQFFSYGLIILAVACIGKLAGAYLGARLGGLGHWEGLSLGAGMNARGALEIIVATIGLGLGILNPEMFSIIVLMAMATSIMAPPLLRLCLARVTLKPDEAARLAREELALTSFVQSIRRVLLPTRGGANVQLAAQLVSHIARHQPIEVTALYAVTSERPTSPWKNWLPSQENGQDLQEVRTALETVATEMQLPSERPLVQRVLFGNSKRETILKEAQKGYSLMVLGATEQEKRAGVLFNSLVDDVLRQAPCAILVVKSHLPLGDACPIGPQRFKRILVPTVGTEYAKHAAEFAYALAQDTGALVTLLHVVTQPRVQGMVLERQNLEEMITIGQQIVDVQAELSHSYKVEVETRVVVGDSPEKEIVAIANQSNFDLVILGTLLREIGLRAFFGHRVEYVLDQTNCPVAVLTSA; via the coding sequence ATGACACTTACCCTTTTGCTGGGCACAGACCCTGCCCATCCCCCAGGGATGATTCAACCCCTCAGTCACGATACAATCTTGCTCTTTTTAACCCAACTGGTGCTTTTGGTGGTCATGGCACGGGGGTTGGGAGAAGTGATGCAGCGGCTCAACCAACCCCCGGTTATCGGAGAATTGCTGGCGGGGATCGTCCTTGGGCCTTCGGTGCTCGGGGTTCTCTTCCCTGGACTAGAGCAGGCCATCTTCCCAAGGCTCCAACTCCAAAGCGACCTTTTGAGCGCGATGGCGTGGATCGGAGTGCTGTTTCTATTGTTTGTGACAGGTCTAGAGATGGACCTACCCTTGATCCAGCGCAAGGGGCGCACGGCCATTCTTATTTCCGCCTCAGGGATTGCCCTGCCCTTCACAAGCGGCTTCCTCCTGGGGATGGTGCTTCCAGATACGCTTGTGGCTGAGTCTACCAATCGCTTGGTCTTCAGCCTGTTTCTCGGAGTAGCCATGAGCATCACGGCCTTACCCGTGCTTGCCAAAGTCTTGATTGACCTCAAGCTCATTCGTCGGGACATCGGGCAAATCACCCTCGCAGCAGGCATGTCCGACGATGTTGTGGGCTGGCTACTTCTATCTGTGGTCTCTGGACTGGCTAGTTCCGGGGTCATAAACTTGGCTGCCGCTCTGACAGCGATAGGCGGCGCACTCATCTTTCTCACCCTGGCATTTACTATAGGTCGCGTCTGGGTTGGTTTCCTCGTCCGCTGGGTAGATGATGAACTCGATAGCGACGCTGCCATGGCCGGGACGCTGGTTGTCCTGCTGCTGACTGGGGCGACCCTCACCCACTGGCTCCATATTGAAGCGGCCCTCGGAGCTTTTACCACCGGGATTTTGGTCGGTCAGAGTCCTCGCCTCAGGACTTCGGTACGCCATAGTCTGGAGACGGTGACTGTGGGCTTTTTGGCTCCAATATTTTTTGCCAGTGCCGGACTCAAGGTCAACCTTGCCAGCTTTTTCGCTCAACCCCAATTTTTTAGCTATGGGCTCATCATCCTGGCGGTGGCCTGCATCGGTAAACTCGCCGGAGCTTACCTGGGAGCCCGACTGGGGGGGCTCGGTCATTGGGAAGGGCTCAGTCTGGGAGCGGGCATGAATGCGCGGGGTGCCCTGGAAATTATCGTCGCTACCATTGGACTGGGGCTGGGGATACTCAATCCAGAGATGTTCTCCATCATTGTCTTGATGGCGATGGCTACTTCCATTATGGCTCCACCGCTGTTGCGCCTCTGTCTGGCGCGGGTCACCCTCAAGCCCGACGAAGCTGCTCGTCTCGCCCGTGAGGAGTTGGCGCTCACCAGTTTTGTGCAGAGTATCCGGCGCGTGCTCCTACCCACCCGCGGGGGAGCCAACGTCCAATTGGCCGCGCAACTGGTCAGCCATATCGCCCGCCACCAACCCATTGAGGTGACCGCACTCTACGCTGTCACCAGCGAACGACCCACGTCGCCCTGGAAAAATTGGTTACCGTCCCAAGAAAATGGACAGGACCTCCAGGAAGTCCGTACTGCTCTGGAGACTGTAGCCACTGAGATGCAGTTACCTTCAGAGCGGCCCTTGGTGCAGCGTGTGCTCTTTGGCAATTCCAAGCGTGAGACTATTCTCAAGGAAGCCCAGAAAGGCTACAGCCTCATGGTGTTAGGAGCAACCGAGCAGGAGAAGCGAGCCGGAGTTCTCTTCAATTCTTTGGTGGACGATGTGTTGCGGCAGGCTCCTTGTGCCATTCTCGTAGTCAAGTCTCACCTCCCCTTAGGCGATGCCTGCCCCATTGGTCCACAGCGGTTTAAGCGTATCTTGGTTCCCACCGTGGGCACCGAATATGCCAAGCACGCCGCCGAGTTTGCCTATGCCTTGGCCCAAGACACAGGAGCCCTCGTCACCCTCCTGCATGTAGTTACCCAACCCCGCGTTCAGGGAATGGTTTTGGAGCGACAAAATCTGGAAGAAATGATCACCATCGGTCAGCAAATCGTCGATGTGCAGGCTGAACTCAGTCATAGCTATAAGGTCGAGGTCGAAACGCGTGTGGTTGTAGGCGACAGCCCTGAAAAAGAGATCGTCGCCATTGCCAACCAAAGCAACTTCGATCTGGTCATCCTGGGCACACTCCTTAGGGAAATTGGTCTGAGAGCCTTCTTCGGACACCGGGTGGAATATGTCTTAGACCAGACCAACTGCCCGGTCGCCGTGCTGACCTCCGCTTAA
- a CDS encoding type II toxin-antitoxin system Phd/YefM family antitoxin, with translation MVIARAGTPIATLTAYKPRPTIAPLGSMEGQGWWMAEDFDAPLDDLFEVLQDDSEQLP, from the coding sequence GTGGTAATTGCCCGTGCGGGAACTCCCATTGCTACTCTCACCGCCTACAAGCCACGTCCCACGATTGCGCCTCTGGGCAGTATGGAAGGGCAGGGGTGGTGGATGGCAGAGGATTTTGACGCCCCGCTCGATGACCTCTTTGAGGTGCTACAGGATGACAGCGAGCAACTTCCTTGA
- a CDS encoding ferritin family protein, whose product MSLAPNETDFMGIDRFFQEAVYSAQTDLNAASSIEVELYEHEHMYPTFALIAEQSGDLEVAAMFHAIAREELEHAELLQELYPQLEITDSPETLEAKRLVAQIRTQMDVVTSDPRGLRRALETALEVESIEATKTYPAFAALAREQGKEEVALAFDEITRHETRHMKWVERALETLCPV is encoded by the coding sequence ATGTCTCTCGCCCCAAATGAAACTGACTTCATGGGTATCGACCGCTTTTTCCAGGAGGCGGTATACAGTGCTCAAACAGACCTCAACGCCGCCTCTTCCATTGAAGTAGAGCTATACGAGCATGAGCACATGTATCCCACCTTCGCCCTGATTGCCGAGCAGTCTGGAGACCTGGAAGTAGCTGCCATGTTCCACGCTATTGCCCGAGAAGAACTGGAGCACGCGGAACTCCTCCAGGAACTCTATCCTCAGTTGGAGATCACTGATTCTCCTGAGACTCTGGAGGCGAAGCGGTTGGTGGCTCAGATCCGTACCCAGATGGATGTGGTGACGAGCGATCCCCGTGGGCTGCGCCGCGCTTTGGAGACAGCTCTGGAAGTGGAATCCATCGAAGCCACCAAAACCTACCCCGCCTTCGCCGCCCTGGCTCGCGAACAAGGTAAAGAGGAAGTCGCGCTAGCCTTTGACGAGATCACCCGCCACGAAACCCGCCACATGAAGTGGGTCGAGCGTGCTCTTGAGACCCTCTGCCCCGTCTAG
- a CDS encoding transposase: protein MVKPLLEPYQVVVLGDREFCGVGLAQWLREQGWGYCLRLKKNTCIAQEQHLQEIAHQKKFSFIENKVKKVLGWAYY, encoded by the coding sequence ATGGTCAAACCTTTATTGGAACCCTATCAAGTCGTGGTCCTAGGGGATAGGGAGTTTTGTGGAGTCGGATTAGCACAATGGCTACGGGAACAGGGCTGGGGCTATTGTTTGCGATTAAAGAAGAATACGTGTATTGCCCAAGAGCAGCACCTTCAGGAAATCGCTCATCAAAAGAAGTTCAGCTTTATTGAGAACAAAGTCAAAAAAGTGTTGGGTTGGGCATATTATTGA
- a CDS encoding ATP-dependent helicase produces the protein MTFVSHALFNPAQRQAVEHLNGPLLVLAGAGSGKTRVLTYRIANLIETHGIDPGQIFAVTFTNKAAGEMKARIQTLFCQQRAMATVGMPFDELLPAQQSGVLKWVERNVIQPLWVGTFHALCGRMLRSCVDQYRDWAGRQWSNNFNIADDGDTQSLIKQIVLKELNLDENRYQPRAIRHTISRAKNLGQTPEAFLQSEGANFRNQRITEVYERYQAKLAENNTLDFDDLLLIPTRLFEQQPDLLEYWHRRFTHILVDEYQDTNRTQYTLIQQLATGGRKQQGWENRSVFVVGDADQSIYSFRCADVRIILEFQEQLGNAESLVKLEENYRSTPEILEVANHLINRNQERLDKVLRPTRAAGPKAYCFRAEDEEEESRFIVRQMKTLMTKEGRRWRDFAILYRTNSQSRAIEDQLRGEGIPYTVVGGLKFYDRKEIKDLLAYLKLIYNPDDALSLKRAIATPRRGIGAKTLEGLEATAASQGTSLWTVMNDLEQVKVAASRGAKPVLQFVAQVQEWQSFAQGQDVLQILDRVLEDSGYLAALQNENTPEADNRIENILELRSSAQSFLEKSEDPALGNYLASASLASDLDSWDGDKNQVSLMTIHAAKGLEFPVVFITGLEQGLFPHARSLDDPAALEEERRLCYVAVTRAENRLYLCYAQQRRLWGEAEPAVPSQFLFEIPPDFLTGSPPKQFTGSTAKTTATKEQSDLGLIRVQARDLQVGSVVLHKGYGQGTVTHLLEGGTQFSVAVSFPGIGRKIINPKMTALYQVSGG, from the coding sequence ATGACCTTTGTTTCCCACGCCCTCTTCAACCCAGCTCAGCGTCAGGCGGTGGAGCACCTGAATGGCCCGCTGTTGGTCTTGGCTGGAGCGGGTTCCGGCAAGACCCGCGTCCTGACCTATCGCATTGCCAACCTGATTGAGACCCATGGCATCGATCCGGGGCAGATTTTTGCCGTGACTTTCACCAATAAAGCGGCTGGGGAGATGAAGGCACGGATTCAAACGCTTTTTTGCCAACAGCGGGCGATGGCGACCGTGGGGATGCCCTTTGACGAGTTGCTCCCGGCGCAGCAGAGTGGGGTCTTGAAGTGGGTTGAGCGCAATGTCATTCAACCTCTGTGGGTAGGGACCTTCCATGCGCTCTGCGGGCGGATGTTGCGCTCCTGTGTGGACCAGTACCGGGATTGGGCGGGCCGTCAGTGGTCCAATAACTTCAATATTGCCGATGATGGAGATACCCAGAGCCTGATCAAGCAAATTGTCCTCAAAGAACTGAACCTGGACGAAAACCGCTATCAGCCACGCGCCATCCGCCACACCATCAGCCGCGCCAAGAACTTGGGCCAAACCCCCGAAGCTTTCCTCCAAAGTGAAGGGGCTAATTTCCGTAACCAGCGTATTACCGAGGTCTACGAGCGCTATCAGGCCAAACTCGCAGAGAATAATACCCTCGACTTTGACGACCTGCTGCTGATCCCGACGCGCCTCTTCGAGCAGCAACCCGACTTGCTCGAGTACTGGCACCGCCGCTTCACCCACATCCTGGTCGATGAATATCAAGACACCAACCGCACCCAGTACACCTTGATCCAACAGCTCGCCACGGGGGGGCGCAAGCAACAAGGCTGGGAAAACCGTTCGGTCTTTGTTGTAGGGGACGCCGACCAGAGCATCTACAGCTTTCGCTGTGCGGATGTGCGGATTATTTTGGAATTTCAGGAGCAGTTGGGCAACGCCGAGAGTTTGGTGAAACTGGAGGAGAACTACCGTTCTACCCCCGAAATCCTGGAAGTCGCCAACCATCTCATCAACCGCAACCAGGAACGCCTCGACAAAGTGCTGCGCCCCACCCGCGCCGCCGGTCCCAAAGCCTATTGCTTCCGTGCTGAGGACGAGGAGGAAGAGAGCCGCTTTATCGTCCGTCAGATGAAGACGCTCATGACCAAAGAAGGCAGGCGCTGGAGAGATTTCGCCATCCTCTACCGTACCAATAGCCAATCGCGGGCTATAGAGGACCAGTTGCGCGGCGAAGGGATTCCTTACACTGTGGTCGGCGGACTGAAGTTTTATGACCGCAAAGAGATCAAGGACCTGCTGGCCTACCTCAAACTTATCTATAATCCCGACGATGCCCTCAGCCTCAAGCGGGCCATCGCCACCCCGCGCCGGGGGATTGGGGCTAAGACCCTAGAGGGCCTAGAAGCGACTGCTGCAAGCCAGGGGACGAGCCTATGGACCGTGATGAATGACCTGGAGCAGGTAAAAGTTGCCGCAAGTCGAGGGGCAAAGCCTGTCCTCCAATTTGTAGCGCAGGTCCAGGAATGGCAGAGCTTCGCACAAGGGCAGGACGTACTCCAGATCCTTGACCGGGTCCTAGAAGACTCCGGCTACCTAGCCGCCCTCCAAAACGAAAACACCCCCGAAGCCGATAACCGCATCGAAAACATCCTAGAACTGCGCTCCTCCGCCCAATCCTTCCTGGAGAAATCAGAGGATCCTGCCCTCGGAAACTACCTAGCCAGTGCTTCTTTGGCTTCAGACCTCGACAGTTGGGACGGGGACAAAAATCAAGTCTCGCTGATGACCATCCACGCCGCCAAAGGTCTGGAGTTTCCAGTCGTCTTCATCACAGGGCTGGAGCAGGGCCTCTTTCCTCACGCACGCTCCCTGGATGACCCTGCTGCTCTGGAGGAGGAGCGCCGCCTCTGCTATGTGGCCGTGACCCGTGCCGAGAACCGCCTCTACCTCTGCTATGCCCAACAGCGCCGCCTCTGGGGGGAAGCTGAGCCTGCGGTCCCTTCACAGTTTCTCTTTGAGATTCCCCCAGACTTCTTGACAGGCTCCCCTCCCAAACAATTCACAGGCTCCACAGCTAAGACCACCGCGACGAAAGAGCAGTCTGACCTAGGGCTCATTCGCGTGCAAGCAAGAGATTTACAGGTGGGGAGCGTGGTTTTGCACAAAGGCTACGGTCAGGGCACGGTGACGCACTTGCTAGAAGGTGGCACGCAGTTCTCAGTAGCGGTCAGTTTCCCAGGCATCGGGAGGAAAATCATCAACCCCAAAATGACCGCGCTCTATCAAGTTAGTGGAGGATAG
- a CDS encoding type II toxin-antitoxin system VapC family toxin: MLDTHLAFWWQADADRISPTARKLVQEADQVRVSRVSQWELVIKADAGKLHIDLPLFTQQVAVIGFSWLPIESAHMLMVASLPRFDDHKDPFDRLLVAQSLSEPLIFLTADTKLARYGTTVHIV, encoded by the coding sequence TTGCTCGATACGCACTTGGCCTTTTGGTGGCAGGCTGATGCCGACCGCATCTCCCCGACAGCGCGCAAGCTGGTACAGGAGGCGGACCAAGTACGGGTCAGTCGAGTATCGCAATGGGAGCTGGTTATCAAGGCTGACGCAGGTAAGCTGCACATTGACTTACCTCTATTCACACAACAAGTAGCGGTAATTGGCTTTTCCTGGCTTCCCATCGAAAGTGCCCATATGCTGATGGTCGCTAGTCTGCCGAGATTCGATGACCACAAAGACCCCTTTGACCGCCTATTGGTCGCACAATCTTTGAGTGAGCCTTTGATTTTTTTGACCGCTGATACCAAGTTGGCTCGTTATGGAACTACCGTGCATATCGTTTAA
- a CDS encoding TrmH family RNA methyltransferase, which yields MLTSLKNPLLKQVRKLHQAKARAETGWMLLEGPHLVEAALETGWPLEYVLGTPPWIARHPHLWQQLANHAHQAEQVQESLFPELVTTVNSPGILAVAPRGARPWQSCLADPLQVLVVLERIQDPGNLGTILRTAAAVGVSGVVVSPDSIGPDHPKVLRATSGQWFRQPPYVAEVVEVLRVCKQQGFQIVGTSPHAAQSLWQAKLTAPLVLLFGSEGQGLSGAIQQEVQVPVRIPQQPGVESLNLSVSVAVLLYEVARQQQCVAPSGI from the coding sequence ATGCTCACCAGTCTCAAAAATCCCCTGCTCAAACAAGTCCGCAAACTTCACCAAGCCAAGGCGCGCGCGGAGACGGGCTGGATGCTCCTCGAAGGGCCGCATCTGGTAGAGGCGGCACTGGAGACGGGTTGGCCGCTGGAGTATGTCCTGGGGACGCCCCCCTGGATTGCCCGTCACCCCCATCTCTGGCAACAACTGGCGAACCACGCCCATCAGGCTGAGCAAGTCCAGGAATCCCTCTTCCCGGAACTGGTGACGACGGTCAATAGCCCCGGTATTCTGGCGGTTGCGCCTCGGGGGGCGCGCCCTTGGCAGTCGTGCCTCGCAGACCCCCTCCAGGTCTTAGTTGTGCTAGAGCGGATTCAGGATCCGGGCAATCTAGGAACAATCCTCAGGACAGCGGCGGCAGTGGGGGTGAGCGGGGTGGTGGTGAGCCCGGACAGCATTGGTCCCGACCACCCCAAAGTCCTACGCGCTACAAGCGGTCAATGGTTCCGGCAACCGCCCTATGTCGCTGAGGTGGTGGAAGTCCTCCGGGTGTGCAAACAACAGGGGTTTCAGATCGTCGGCACCTCCCCCCACGCCGCTCAGAGTCTTTGGCAGGCCAAACTCACAGCTCCACTCGTTCTTCTTTTCGGCTCAGAGGGTCAGGGCTTGAGCGGGGCCATCCAACAGGAGGTCCAGGTTCCGGTACGCATCCCCCAACAGCCAGGAGTCGAGTCACTCAATCTATCGGTGAGTGTGGCGGTCCTCCTCTACGAAGTGGCCCGTCAGCAGCAGTGCGTGGCCCCTTCAGGCATTTAA
- a CDS encoding ABC transporter ATP-binding protein — MSRGVVRDSSLIARLWPYIRRQGKIFFAALLLLPVLAGAQGIQPLIVKNAIDGLLAGNSSSLPLYIAVLVGALVVSLALSSAQGYLLQKAGQNLTADLRASLFSHVLSLSSAYFSRTPVGKLITRLTSDVEALGDVFSTGAVGILSDLFSIVVVVGFMLVLRWDLALVLAGLLIPISFMVLFFQQRYRKANFRVREELSSLNAVLQENILGINIVQMFRREARNAAQFDQVNQRYRRAIDETIFYDSAISAVMEWIGLIAIATLLWFGGGEVLQKTITYGTLVAFIQYAQRLFDPIRQITEKFTVVQAGLTAIERIGAILDEPVEIRDPAQPKALPQTIRGAIVFEKVSLAYKDDDYVLEDISFTIRPGEKVALVGPTGAGKSSIIRLLGRLYEPTQGRILVDGIDIRELTQQDLRQAIGVVLQEGFMFSGDVASNLALGEDYPLSAIEAAARLMNVDSFIQNLPQGYQTPVRERGSNLSTGQKQLLAFARIALRDPKVLVLDEATASLDVGTEAQVQQALDQLLLERTAIIIAHRLSTIRNVDRILVLKRGQLVEAGNHEQLLAQNGVYATLYRLQELGEQTPRLQRVQE; from the coding sequence ATGAGTAGAGGTGTGGTACGCGACAGTAGCCTGATTGCGCGGCTGTGGCCGTATATCCGCCGTCAGGGGAAAATCTTTTTTGCAGCCCTGCTGTTGCTGCCGGTCCTAGCCGGAGCGCAGGGGATACAGCCTCTTATCGTCAAAAATGCCATCGACGGTTTGTTGGCGGGCAACAGTAGCTCACTACCGCTCTATATTGCTGTACTTGTTGGGGCTTTAGTCGTCTCGTTGGCCCTCTCCAGCGCTCAGGGCTATCTTTTGCAAAAGGCCGGTCAGAACTTGACGGCGGACTTGCGGGCGAGTTTGTTTAGCCATGTCCTCTCGCTCTCCTCGGCCTACTTTTCTCGCACGCCAGTCGGGAAGCTCATCACCCGCCTGACGAGCGACGTTGAGGCGTTAGGCGACGTGTTTTCGACCGGGGCGGTGGGCATCCTCAGCGATCTGTTTTCGATTGTGGTGGTCGTGGGCTTTATGCTGGTGCTGCGCTGGGACTTAGCCCTGGTCCTGGCTGGTTTGCTCATCCCGATTTCCTTTATGGTCCTTTTCTTCCAGCAGCGCTACCGCAAGGCTAACTTCCGGGTGCGCGAGGAGTTATCCAGCCTCAACGCCGTGCTCCAGGAAAATATTCTAGGCATCAACATCGTGCAGATGTTCCGGCGCGAGGCGCGTAATGCAGCTCAGTTCGATCAGGTCAATCAACGCTACCGCAGGGCCATCGACGAGACTATTTTTTATGATTCGGCCATCTCAGCAGTGATGGAATGGATTGGGCTGATTGCCATTGCCACCTTGCTTTGGTTCGGCGGCGGCGAAGTCCTGCAAAAGACGATTACCTATGGCACCCTAGTCGCCTTCATCCAATATGCCCAGCGCCTTTTTGACCCGATCCGCCAGATCACCGAGAAATTCACCGTCGTCCAAGCGGGTTTGACAGCCATTGAGCGCATCGGGGCCATTCTGGATGAACCTGTCGAGATCCGCGACCCCGCCCAGCCTAAGGCGCTCCCCCAGACGATTCGCGGGGCTATCGTCTTTGAGAAGGTCTCCCTTGCTTACAAAGATGATGACTACGTGCTGGAAGATATCTCCTTCACCATCCGCCCCGGCGAGAAAGTCGCGCTTGTCGGACCCACCGGAGCTGGGAAAAGCTCGATCATCCGCCTTTTGGGGCGTCTCTACGAACCGACGCAAGGCCGTATCCTGGTCGATGGCATCGACATCCGCGAGTTGACCCAGCAAGACCTCCGGCAGGCGATTGGGGTTGTTCTGCAAGAGGGGTTTATGTTCTCGGGGGACGTGGCTTCCAATCTGGCTTTGGGCGAGGATTATCCCCTGAGCGCCATTGAGGCTGCCGCCCGCTTGATGAATGTGGACAGCTTCATCCAAAATCTCCCGCAGGGCTATCAAACTCCGGTCCGGGAGCGCGGCAGCAACCTCTCCACCGGCCAAAAGCAACTGCTCGCCTTTGCCCGCATTGCCCTTAGAGACCCGAAAGTCCTAGTTCTAGACGAGGCTACCGCCAGTCTTGATGTGGGCACCGAAGCACAAGTTCAACAAGCGCTCGACCAACTGCTCCTCGAACGCACCGCCATCATCATCGCCCACCGTCTCTCCACGATCCGCAATGTGGACCGCATCCTCGTGCTCAAGCGCGGTCAACTCGTCGAAGCGGGCAACCATGAGCAACTGTTGGCCCAAAACGGCGTCTATGCCACGCTCTACCGCCTCCAGGAGTTGGGCGAGCAGACTCCCCGGCTACAGCGGGTGCAGGAATAA